The following nucleotide sequence is from Firmicutes bacterium ASF500.
TCTACGCCTCCTCCGTGGAGGTGGCCGAGCGCTACGGCCTGGGCTATGACCTGGTGGCCGGCGCCAACATTGTGGGCTTCCAGAAGGTGGCCGACGCCATGATGGCTCAGGGCATCTTCTAAGATCGTTTTAACTCTCTCAAAGCAGCAAACCGCCCCGCGGGACCGCGTACCGGTCCCGCGGGACTTTCTTTGGCCCTTGAAAATATCTGAGTTTTTTTATAGTTCATCCAAGAATTTTCTATCGTTTTTTCACCGGCCAGCCTCTAAAATGTAGGATGTGACTTGGACCGGAGGTCCAGGCCGCGAAAAACCTATATTTTAGGAGGAACTAAGAATGAAAAAGACACTTGCTCTTGCACTGGCTGCTGTCATGAGCCTCGGCCTGCTGGCCGGCTGCGGCGGCGGCGGCGGCGGCGACGCCAGCAAACCCGCGGCTTCCAGCAAGCCCGCCACCTCTGAGCCCGCTGCTTCCAGTCAGCCCGCCGCCTCCGACCCCGCCAGCTCCCTGCCCGACGCCCCCGCCGGCGGCGGCACCGTGGGCGTCTGCATCTACAAGTTTGACGACGCCTTCATGACCACCTACCGTAACTCCCTCCAGGAGATCCTGGAAGGCAAGGGCTACCAGGTCACCGTCGTGGACGGCAACAACGACCAGGCCAAGCAGAACGAGCAGATCAACACCTTCATCACCCAGAAGGTGGACGCGCTGATCATCAACCCCGTTATGACCTCCGCCGCTGACCAGATCATCTCCACCGTGAAGGACGCCGGCATCCCCACCGTCCTCATCAACCGCGAGCCCACCGCCGAGCAGATGGCCGCCTATGACAAGCTGGTCTACGTGGGCTGCGACGCCGCTCAGTCCGGCACCTTCCAGGGCGAGCTGATCCTGGAGACCGCCAACCAGGGCGACATCAACGGCGACGGCAAGATCTCCTACATCATGATCCAGGGCGACCCAGAGAACATCGACGCCCAGCTGCGCACCGAGTACTCCGTCAAGGCCCTTCAGGAGGCCGGCAAGGAGGTTGAGCAGCTCAACCTGACCCGCGGCGACTGGGACCGCAACCGCGGCCAGGAGATCGCCGCCAACGATCTGGCCCAGTTCGGCGACAAGATCGAGGTCATCTTCTGCAACAACGACGACATGGCCATCGGCGCGCTCCAGGCCATCCAGGCCGCCGGCCGCAAGGTCAACGAGGACATCTACCTGGTGGGTGTTGACGCTCTGGACGCCGCTCTGAACGAGGTTATGAACGGCAACATGACCGGCACCGTGCTCAACGATGCCGTGGGCCAGGCCACCGAGGCCGTCAACCAGATGGAGCTGCTGCTCAGCGGCACCACCTACGCCTCCGGCGAGCAGAGCGTGTACGTTCCCTACGTGAAGGTCACGCCCGACAACGCCAAGGACTTTGTGAAATAATTTGCCAACGGGATCACATGGGTGCGTGCGCAGGTGCGCACGCACCCGTCCTTTTTGGAAAGCCGCCCGTAGGGCGTGACGACTCGGCACGCCAGCCCGCCGGAGCCTTCCGGCGCGCCGGGGTCGTCGCGCCCTACGCAGGGGCCCTCAGCCGCCTGACGGGCCCCGCAAGTAAGGAGAAAAAGGGGGAAATTTTCATTGTCTGAATATCGTTTGGAAATGAGCGGCGTGGTCAAGACCTTCCCCGGCGTCAAGGCCCTGGATCACGCCCAGCTCAAGCTCCGCCCCGGCACAGTCCACGCCCTGATGGGAGAGAACGGCGCGGGCAAGTCCACCCTGATGAAGTGCATGTTCGGCATTTATCACATGGACGAGGGCGAGGTAATCTATGACGGCCAGAAGGTCCAGATCAAGGGCCCCCTGGACGCCCTGAACCGGGGCATTGCCATGGTGCACCAGGAGCTCCAGCCCATCCCCGAGCGGAGCATCGGG
It contains:
- the mglB_1 gene encoding D-galactose-binding periplasmic protein; translated protein: MKKTLALALAAVMSLGLLAGCGGGGGGDASKPAASSKPATSEPAASSQPAASDPASSLPDAPAGGGTVGVCIYKFDDAFMTTYRNSLQEILEGKGYQVTVVDGNNDQAKQNEQINTFITQKVDALIINPVMTSAADQIISTVKDAGIPTVLINREPTAEQMAAYDKLVYVGCDAAQSGTFQGELILETANQGDINGDGKISYIMIQGDPENIDAQLRTEYSVKALQEAGKEVEQLNLTRGDWDRNRGQEIAANDLAQFGDKIEVIFCNNDDMAIGALQAIQAAGRKVNEDIYLVGVDALDAALNEVMNGNMTGTVLNDAVGQATEAVNQMELLLSGTTYASGEQSVYVPYVKVTPDNAKDFVK